The proteins below come from a single Zhouia spongiae genomic window:
- a CDS encoding RNA polymerase sigma-70 factor, producing the protein MIINPQAKHIKITPSSYREIFYNLYPRLLSFCIKYVKDPFAAEEIVEECMLYLWERKNDLAEVMDLKSYLYTMVRNKAYAYLKKNSKVVSLDSGFGESVSQEDEYIIEEEVHATLIAALNTLPEKCRRVFELSCLEGLKYKDIAEDMGISVNTVKSQRSRAIELLKTQLKDNPLLLIYLSMMLKNQIF; encoded by the coding sequence ATAATCATTAACCCTCAAGCCAAACATATAAAGATTACTCCGAGTTCTTATAGAGAAATATTTTACAACCTGTATCCCAGGTTACTTTCATTCTGCATAAAGTATGTGAAAGATCCGTTTGCAGCCGAAGAGATTGTAGAAGAATGCATGCTTTATTTATGGGAACGTAAAAACGATCTGGCGGAGGTCATGGATCTGAAGTCTTATTTATATACGATGGTCAGGAATAAGGCTTATGCCTACCTGAAAAAAAACAGTAAAGTAGTATCCCTGGATTCCGGTTTTGGAGAATCCGTCAGTCAGGAAGATGAATATATAATAGAGGAAGAAGTCCATGCCACCCTTATAGCCGCTTTAAATACCCTGCCCGAAAAGTGCAGAAGGGTGTTTGAGTTGTCTTGCCTTGAAGGGTTAAAATATAAAGATATAGCAGAAGATATGGGGATATCTGTAAATACTGTTAAGTCTCAACGATCCAGAGCTATAGAATTACTTAAAACCCAGCTGAAAGACAACCCGCTTCTGTTGATATATTTATCTATGATGTTAAAAAATCAAATTTTTTAG
- a CDS encoding M16 family metallopeptidase: MRIFTFGALLLMTFFGGNAQTGKEVPFDASVRKGILPNGMHYYIKHNEEPKERASFYFAQNVGSVLEKDTQRGLAHFLEHMAFNGTEHYPEKSMLAYLEKNGVKFGSEINAFTAFDKTVYNISKVPVTNQKLIDSTLLVLHDWSGSLSLTEKEIDAERGVINEEWRTRNTPGFRVAEKIWTEGVMEGSVYAKRMPIGLMSVVNNFEYDELRDYYKRWYRPDQQAVVVVGDIDVDKMEERIISTFSSIPLKKNLPERKEFDITLNGGTRFIKSLDKEVGTVGVQFYIRNKAKKREGFEYLDNSLKESLVSYILNNRYKEMVVKPDCPALSAGYSYSNFIRPLDILSLNIQPKTGMELKSFEFALTELLRFVTHGATESELQRAKISIKNNQLSYLKNKDKISSDSYANSIYAHFFSKNPMPDVTWNVDYIVNRLETISNEDLLKHIRANYKKEDIVVAVTGPEDKDYPGEDAFMETYNKVHQSDLKPFEDTTSDEPLIAAQLTARPVIKKEKLQGVDANMYTLSNGAKVVIYPTTYDKDVIYIRGYSPGGTSLLETPMLPSADAVTYVASQSGLGNFDKIALGKKLAGTNTSLSMGLSELSESVSGRSTKSDIEVLFKKLYLSFEAPRFEQEAYDLAIKRFEKGLEQKKKNKKSTLQDSISLAMSDHHKRTLLFNESLLKQIDFQKLQNIYKDRFKGADDFTFVLVGDIDEDQVLKLAQKYIGNIKPSGAKESYIDHKYVPADGKSVVRVKEEMETPQTTVRVIFNGEMPYSLKNGLVVSMLGQLLEKSCHEVIREEEGGSYGVGASGSLTDIPDERYTVSVGFDCNPDKTEQLLGVVYHEVNKLSEEINANDFNEVKMAMIKSRKEAVNNNSYWMSVITSNVFYGREIYTLNDYIALVNTITENDIKKAARTIAEKSDVVEGVLIPENL; the protein is encoded by the coding sequence ATGAGAATATTTACTTTTGGAGCATTACTGCTAATGACCTTTTTTGGCGGAAATGCACAAACCGGAAAAGAGGTGCCTTTCGATGCCTCGGTCCGTAAAGGGATTTTACCTAACGGAATGCACTATTACATTAAGCATAATGAAGAGCCTAAAGAGAGGGCTTCGTTCTATTTTGCCCAGAACGTCGGATCCGTATTGGAGAAAGACACCCAACGCGGACTCGCACATTTTCTGGAGCACATGGCATTTAACGGTACCGAGCATTACCCCGAAAAAAGCATGCTGGCTTACCTCGAAAAAAATGGAGTGAAATTTGGTTCAGAGATCAATGCATTTACCGCGTTTGATAAAACAGTATACAATATCAGCAAAGTACCTGTTACCAACCAGAAACTGATAGACTCTACTTTATTGGTGCTGCATGACTGGTCGGGCTCTTTATCGCTAACCGAAAAAGAGATCGATGCAGAACGGGGGGTTATTAACGAAGAATGGAGAACCAGAAACACCCCTGGGTTTAGAGTCGCAGAAAAAATATGGACGGAAGGCGTGATGGAAGGATCGGTATATGCCAAACGAATGCCTATCGGCTTGATGTCTGTCGTGAACAATTTTGAATACGACGAATTAAGAGATTATTACAAAAGATGGTATAGACCGGATCAGCAGGCAGTAGTGGTCGTGGGAGATATAGATGTTGATAAAATGGAAGAACGCATCATCTCCACTTTCTCGTCGATACCTTTAAAAAAGAACCTGCCGGAAAGAAAAGAATTTGACATTACGCTGAATGGCGGTACCAGGTTTATAAAGTCTCTTGATAAAGAAGTAGGTACGGTGGGAGTACAGTTCTATATACGGAACAAAGCCAAAAAACGTGAAGGATTTGAATACCTGGACAATAGCCTGAAAGAAAGCCTGGTTTCTTATATCCTTAACAACAGGTATAAAGAAATGGTGGTGAAGCCTGATTGTCCGGCATTGAGCGCAGGTTACTCATACTCCAATTTTATACGGCCGTTAGACATCCTGAGCCTGAACATACAGCCAAAAACAGGAATGGAGCTAAAAAGTTTTGAATTTGCATTAACCGAATTATTGCGGTTTGTAACGCATGGTGCTACAGAAAGCGAACTACAAAGAGCTAAAATCTCTATTAAGAACAATCAGTTATCTTATTTAAAGAACAAAGATAAGATCAGCAGCGATTCTTATGCCAATAGTATCTATGCACATTTCTTTTCTAAAAACCCTATGCCGGATGTGACATGGAATGTAGACTATATTGTAAATCGTTTAGAAACGATCAGTAACGAAGACTTGTTAAAACATATCCGTGCCAATTATAAGAAAGAAGATATCGTTGTAGCCGTTACAGGTCCGGAAGATAAGGATTACCCGGGAGAAGATGCTTTTATGGAGACCTATAACAAAGTACACCAATCAGATTTAAAACCATTTGAAGACACTACTTCAGACGAGCCGTTGATTGCAGCGCAGTTAACAGCCAGGCCTGTCATTAAAAAAGAAAAGCTTCAGGGGGTAGACGCTAATATGTATACTTTAAGCAATGGGGCGAAAGTGGTTATTTACCCTACAACATACGATAAAGATGTAATTTATATAAGAGGTTACAGTCCGGGAGGAACCTCATTGTTGGAAACGCCAATGCTTCCTTCTGCCGATGCGGTAACATATGTGGCATCACAGTCCGGATTGGGTAATTTTGATAAAATAGCCCTGGGTAAAAAATTGGCAGGAACCAATACTTCTTTAAGTATGGGACTTAGCGAATTGTCGGAATCTGTTTCGGGCCGCAGTACAAAGTCTGATATAGAGGTGTTGTTTAAAAAACTGTACCTGAGTTTTGAAGCCCCGAGATTTGAGCAGGAAGCTTATGACCTGGCTATAAAAAGATTTGAAAAAGGACTTGAACAAAAGAAAAAGAATAAAAAGAGTACACTACAGGATTCTATTTCTTTAGCCATGTCTGATCACCATAAAAGAACATTGCTTTTTAACGAGTCGCTATTGAAACAAATAGACTTTCAGAAGCTCCAAAATATATATAAGGACAGGTTTAAAGGAGCAGATGACTTTACATTTGTACTGGTAGGCGATATCGATGAAGACCAGGTGCTGAAGTTAGCTCAGAAATATATCGGAAATATAAAACCGTCGGGAGCAAAAGAATCTTATATCGACCACAAATATGTTCCGGCAGACGGAAAATCGGTGGTACGTGTAAAAGAAGAGATGGAAACGCCACAGACTACGGTACGTGTAATTTTTAACGGGGAGATGCCTTATTCGTTAAAGAACGGGTTGGTAGTAAGTATGCTTGGTCAGTTACTGGAAAAAAGTTGTCACGAGGTAATACGTGAAGAAGAAGGAGGGAGCTACGGAGTAGGAGCTTCCGGGAGCTTGACCGATATACCTGATGAACGGTATACAGTTTCTGTAGGTTTTGATTGTAATCCTGATAAAACAGAACAGCTACTCGGTGTTGTCTATCATGAAGTGAACAAATTGTCTGAAGAGATAAATGCAAACGATTTTAACGAGGTGAAAATGGCCATGATCAAATCCAGAAAAGAAGCTGTGAACAATAACAGTTACTGGATGAGTGTTATTACATCGAATGTATTTTACGGAAGAGAGATTTATACGCTAAACGATTATATAGCACTTGTTAATACCATAACAGAAAACGATATAAAGAAAGCAGCCCGTACAATAGCTGAGAAGTCTGATGTGGTTGAAGGGGTTCTGATTCCTGAGAATTTATAA
- a CDS encoding PhoX family protein has product MNNIEVVLNSIKDIVEYNRRKFITFVGKASLGTVLIPPFLVSCGSTTTPITDKKLSKNTLERLKNLRLESMVASDKDDLLLTNGLSYHTIIKWGDKISDQDTFGFNNDFTCFIPLDENNPKDGLLWVNHEYINPLFVSDFNYRDYENPQLHRTKEQVDQEMYNVGGSIVRIREENGQWKVVQNDPHNRRITAKTPIQLNWDTPIKGKSTIIGTNSNCSGGITPWKTFLTCEENYDGFFGETTYDANNIPTHRPSSYGWEKFYSYPPEHYGWVVEVNPKDGTAQKHIALGRFAHECCTLYELADKRVVAYTGDDKNDEHLYKFISSKPGSLKEGTLYVADTENGKWLPLDWETQTVLKAKFKDQTEVLIRAREAAKLVGATALNRPEDIEIDPITGNIFITLTNNKGKNDFHGSILKIEETDGAFDALTFKASTYKAGGEENGFSCPDNLAFDMSGNLWITSDMSGSAMNRADEPYMSFKNNSLFVIPRYGKDAGKVIRVASAPRDAELTGPWFSPDGKTLFLSVQHPGEQTKDIRNPTSKFPFDKDGIPKPSVVAITGDLIEKMNCLHQIEG; this is encoded by the coding sequence TTGAATAACATTGAGGTCGTTTTAAATAGTATAAAAGACATCGTGGAATACAATAGAAGAAAATTCATCACCTTCGTAGGTAAAGCAAGTTTAGGAACTGTCTTAATACCTCCTTTTTTAGTTAGTTGTGGTAGTACTACCACTCCGATTACTGATAAAAAATTATCTAAAAACACCCTTGAAAGGTTAAAAAACCTGAGATTAGAAAGTATGGTTGCTTCTGATAAAGACGATCTGTTACTGACAAACGGATTGAGTTATCATACCATTATAAAATGGGGCGATAAAATCAGCGACCAGGATACTTTTGGGTTTAACAATGACTTTACGTGTTTTATCCCGTTGGATGAAAACAATCCAAAAGACGGCTTGTTATGGGTAAATCACGAATATATAAATCCACTTTTTGTTTCTGATTTTAATTACAGGGATTACGAAAATCCGCAACTGCACCGTACCAAAGAACAGGTAGATCAAGAAATGTATAACGTTGGCGGAAGTATCGTAAGAATCAGGGAAGAGAACGGGCAATGGAAAGTGGTACAAAACGATCCTCATAACAGGCGTATTACTGCAAAAACACCTATACAACTAAACTGGGACACCCCTATTAAAGGCAAGTCTACCATCATAGGAACAAATAGTAACTGCTCCGGGGGAATCACTCCCTGGAAAACGTTCCTGACCTGTGAAGAAAACTACGATGGTTTTTTCGGAGAAACAACATACGATGCAAATAACATACCGACCCACAGACCTAGTAGCTACGGTTGGGAAAAATTTTACAGCTATCCTCCGGAGCATTACGGTTGGGTTGTAGAGGTAAATCCAAAAGACGGAACAGCCCAAAAACATATCGCTTTAGGGCGGTTTGCACACGAATGCTGTACTTTGTATGAACTGGCAGATAAGCGTGTGGTTGCTTATACGGGTGATGATAAAAACGACGAGCATTTATATAAATTCATTTCGTCTAAGCCGGGCTCTTTAAAGGAAGGGACGTTATATGTGGCTGATACTGAAAATGGCAAATGGCTTCCTTTGGATTGGGAAACACAAACTGTTTTAAAGGCTAAATTCAAAGATCAAACCGAAGTACTTATCAGGGCGAGAGAAGCAGCAAAATTAGTAGGCGCTACGGCATTAAACCGTCCGGAGGATATAGAAATAGACCCTATTACCGGAAACATTTTCATCACTTTAACTAACAATAAAGGGAAAAACGATTTCCACGGTTCTATCTTAAAAATTGAAGAAACTGACGGTGCATTTGATGCGTTAACTTTTAAAGCCTCGACCTATAAAGCCGGTGGGGAGGAGAACGGGTTTTCTTGTCCTGATAATTTAGCTTTTGATATGTCGGGGAACTTATGGATAACTTCTGATATGTCTGGCAGTGCAATGAACAGGGCAGACGAACCTTATATGTCTTTTAAAAACAATAGTTTGTTCGTGATCCCAAGATATGGGAAAGATGCGGGGAAAGTCATTCGGGTTGCATCGGCTCCGAGGGATGCCGAACTTACCGGCCCCTGGTTTTCTCCGGATGGAAAAACCTTGTTTTTAAGTGTGCAGCATCCGGGAGAACAGACTAAGGACATCCGTAATCCTACAAGTAAATTTCCTTTTGATAAGGACGGGATTCCGAAACCGTCTGTCGTAGCTATTACGGGTGATCTGATTGAGAAAATGAACTGCTTACATCAAATTGAGGGTTAG
- a CDS encoding OmpA family protein, whose protein sequence is MKRIILFITLIGIPVCLFGQKKFVADKYFKDFSYVKAAELYEEVVAGGDATPETLYKLGDCYYNNSESEKAAKWYELALKKDKKYDKRPEYVYKYIQTQRSLGNYENANDWLKIFNDITENDSRSEQLQGNLTNYFNEYAKTEGIYVKTVNLSVNTPDYDFGAYAVGNTLYYSSGQDNSKKYSWNNQPFLDIYQAQITKNNDSVSIGHIEALKAKKINTIYHEANIAISNDGKTLYFTRNNVSKANRLKADHKGISHLKLYKASLVDGIWQDIEELPFNSSQYSVGHPALSPDGKTLYIVSDKKGGFGQTDIYSVAIHEDGSYGKPENLGKHINTEGREMFPFVAKDSTLYFSSDGYLGLGLLDIYKSGILRGSTTAPENMGAPYNSPEDDFSFFINDDLKTGYLASNRQGGKGDDDIYFYGTYSCKQKVEGIVRNANTQLPLEAEVSVFDSTGKLIAKVNSNKEGYYSIKLDCDKQFTIKGSKPDYRDALAEIGTTKENDRVNTVNLELIPLIDKNQIVLNPIFFNFDKWNIRADAQYELEHIVNVMKNHPQMVIKIESHTDSRGSDRYNMKLSQRRADATREYILSRGIEPARIESSIGYGESQLLNECADGVKCSEAKHQENRRSYFYIVNYD, encoded by the coding sequence ATGAAACGAATTATACTTTTTATAACCTTAATAGGGATTCCGGTTTGTCTGTTTGGACAGAAAAAGTTTGTAGCGGACAAGTATTTTAAAGATTTCTCATATGTAAAAGCAGCCGAACTGTATGAAGAGGTTGTGGCGGGTGGCGACGCTACCCCTGAAACACTATATAAGTTAGGCGATTGCTATTACAATAATTCTGAGTCTGAAAAGGCCGCCAAATGGTATGAATTGGCACTTAAAAAAGACAAAAAATACGATAAAAGACCTGAATATGTATATAAGTACATACAAACCCAGCGTAGTTTGGGAAACTATGAAAACGCCAACGACTGGTTAAAAATATTTAACGATATTACCGAAAACGACAGTCGTTCGGAACAATTACAGGGCAACCTGACCAACTATTTTAACGAGTATGCCAAAACGGAGGGGATTTATGTAAAAACAGTAAACCTGTCCGTTAATACGCCTGATTATGATTTTGGTGCATATGCTGTAGGGAACACGCTCTACTATTCAAGCGGACAAGACAACAGTAAGAAGTATAGCTGGAACAATCAGCCTTTTCTGGATATCTACCAGGCTCAGATCACTAAAAACAATGATTCCGTAAGCATAGGACATATAGAAGCGTTGAAGGCAAAAAAGATCAATACGATTTACCACGAAGCCAATATAGCCATAAGCAACGATGGAAAAACGCTTTACTTTACCCGTAATAATGTAAGTAAGGCAAACCGGTTGAAAGCCGACCATAAAGGAATCTCACATTTAAAGCTCTATAAGGCCTCTCTGGTAGACGGTATCTGGCAAGATATAGAAGAACTGCCTTTTAACAGCTCGCAGTATTCTGTCGGTCACCCTGCATTGAGCCCTGATGGAAAAACGTTGTATATAGTATCGGATAAAAAAGGAGGCTTTGGTCAGACTGATATCTATTCGGTAGCAATCCATGAAGATGGTAGCTATGGAAAACCGGAAAACCTGGGGAAACATATCAATACCGAAGGAAGGGAAATGTTTCCGTTTGTAGCTAAAGACAGTACATTGTATTTTTCCTCTGACGGTTATTTAGGACTGGGACTCCTCGATATATACAAGTCCGGTATCTTACGTGGTTCAACCACTGCACCTGAAAATATGGGAGCCCCATATAACAGTCCCGAAGACGATTTTTCATTCTTTATCAATGATGATCTGAAAACCGGGTATCTTGCATCAAACAGACAGGGCGGTAAAGGCGATGACGATATCTATTTTTACGGAACATACAGCTGCAAGCAAAAAGTCGAAGGAATCGTCAGGAATGCCAATACACAATTACCATTGGAAGCGGAAGTCTCCGTTTTTGACAGTACCGGAAAATTGATTGCAAAAGTAAATTCGAACAAGGAAGGATATTACAGTATAAAGCTGGATTGCGATAAGCAATTCACGATAAAAGGGAGCAAGCCCGATTACAGGGATGCTTTGGCTGAGATCGGTACGACCAAGGAAAACGACCGGGTAAATACCGTAAACCTTGAACTGATACCACTGATAGATAAAAACCAGATCGTGCTGAATCCGATATTCTTTAATTTCGATAAATGGAATATCAGGGCGGATGCACAATACGAACTGGAACATATCGTAAACGTGATGAAAAACCATCCGCAAATGGTTATCAAGATCGAATCGCATACAGACAGCCGAGGTAGTGACCGTTACAATATGAAACTATCACAACGCAGGGCAGACGCCACCAGAGAGTATATCTTGTCCAGAGGAATTGAACCCGCACGTATAGAAAGCTCAATAGGATATGGAGAAAGCCAGCTGCTGAACGAATGCGCTGACGGCGTGAAGTGTTCAGAAGCCAAACACCAGGAAAACAGAAGATCGTACTTCTACATCGTAAACTACGATTAA
- a CDS encoding PorP/SprF family type IX secretion system membrane protein — protein MKIVKNITCLIALFCGIQAFSQQLPQFTQYMYNTISINPAYAGSRGSFSVVGLHRSQWAGFEGGPSTQTVSVNSMMKNEKVGLGFSFINDKLGYENFTYLYGDFAYNLQVGADTKLALGLKAGFTHYSLDEELITDPAIISDPYFQDFSNRWSPNIGVGSYLYSERWYLGLSAPRILTNDYNDGEAAGVDYVAFERVSYYLTGGYVFDMGKDVKFKPAMLLKATNGAPLSFDATANFLFNEKLWLGAAYRFDSFNTFGALIDFQVSDRLRLGYTYELPVSGIRPYTNGTHEFLLIYEINKKRIKSPRYF, from the coding sequence ATGAAAATAGTTAAAAATATTACATGCCTGATAGCACTTTTTTGCGGGATACAAGCCTTTTCGCAACAATTGCCACAGTTTACACAATATATGTACAATACGATCTCTATAAACCCTGCTTATGCAGGGAGTAGAGGCTCGTTTAGTGTTGTCGGCCTCCATAGATCTCAATGGGCCGGGTTCGAAGGAGGCCCTTCAACACAAACGGTATCTGTGAACTCCATGATGAAAAACGAAAAAGTTGGACTGGGATTTTCGTTTATTAACGATAAACTAGGGTATGAGAACTTTACGTACCTGTATGGAGATTTTGCATACAACCTTCAGGTAGGTGCAGATACCAAACTAGCTTTAGGACTAAAAGCCGGATTTACACATTATTCCCTGGATGAAGAATTGATTACAGATCCGGCGATTATAAGTGATCCGTATTTTCAGGATTTTTCAAATCGTTGGTCACCTAATATCGGAGTGGGTTCATACCTCTATAGCGAAAGATGGTACCTGGGACTTTCAGCACCACGGATACTCACCAATGATTATAACGATGGTGAGGCCGCAGGAGTCGATTATGTAGCTTTTGAACGGGTAAGTTACTATCTGACAGGAGGCTATGTTTTTGATATGGGAAAAGATGTAAAGTTTAAACCGGCCATGTTACTAAAGGCCACCAACGGGGCTCCTTTATCTTTTGATGCCACAGCCAACTTTTTATTCAATGAAAAGCTTTGGTTGGGTGCGGCTTATCGCTTTGACTCTTTTAATACTTTTGGGGCACTTATTGATTTTCAGGTTTCAGACAGGCTTAGACTGGGTTATACTTATGAGCTGCCCGTATCGGGCATCAGGCCCTATACAAATGGTACTCATGAGTTCTTGCTTATATATGAGATCAATAAAAAACGTATCAAGTCACCAAGATACTTTTAA